In Leptotrichia sp. oral taxon 221, the DNA window AGTTAAATCCAGCCTTTTTTGATATTTTATTTTAGGATCCAAATGATGTTTTTTGATAAAAGATAGCAAGAAGTCTCCGACTTCTACATGTAGGAATAGTTCAGATAGTCATATAATAAATATTTAAAATATCAATAAAAAATGGATTTCAAAAGTTTGACAATTAATGAAAAAAATGATAGAATATATAACGATTATAAATCACACTTTGCATTTATTCAAAAATAGGGTGTTATCGAATATAATTATTAGAGGTAATCTGTTTTTGGAGATAAGTGGGAGATAAACCAAAAAAAATTTAGGAGGAAATTAGTAATGGCAGTAATTACAATGAAACAATTATTAGAAGTAGGAGCACATTTTGGACACCAAGCAAAAAGATGGAATCCAAAAATGAAACCTTATATTTTTACAGAAAGAAATGGAATTCATATTTTAGATTTGCACCAAACTTTAGGAGCAACTGAAAAAGCATACGAATTCGTAAGAGAAATTTCAGCTGAAGGTGGAAAAGTATTATTCGTAGGAACTAAAAAACAAGCTCAAGAAGCAGTTAAAGAAGAAGCAGAAAGAGCTGGAGGATTCTATGTAAACCACAGATGGTTAGGTGGATTATTAACTAACTTAGAAACTATTAAAAAAAGAGTACAAAGATTAAAAGACTTAGAAGAAATGGATGCTGATGGAACTTTAGATACAGCTTATACTAAAAAAGAAGCTGGATTGTTAAGAAAAGAAATGGCTAAATTGTCTAAAAATATCGGTGGAATTAAAGAAATGAACGAATTACCAGCAGCTTTATTCGTAGTAGATATTAAAAAAGAATTCTTAGCATTAGAAGAAGCTAAAAGATTAGGAATACCTGTAATCGCATTAATCGATACAAACGTAGATCCTGAATTAGTAACTTACAGAATTCCTGCAAATGATGATGCAATTAGATCAGTAAAATTATTCGCACAAGTTATTGCAAACGCAGCTGTTGAAGGAAACGGTGGAGTAGAAGGAGTTTCTGAAGAAGTTGCACCTGAAGAAGTAGTTACAGAAGAAGTTGTTGAAGAAGTAGTAACTGAAACTGAAAATGAAAATACAGAAGCATAATTGAATTACAGAATAAATAAAATAAAAGGATAGGGGAATAAAACCATTCCCCGATTCTTGTAAACACAGAAAATTTTAATAATTATAGGAGGGAAAAAAAGTGGCAATTACAACAGCACTTATTAAAGAATTAAGAGAAAGAACAGGAGCAGGAATGCTTGACTGTAAAAAAGCTTTACAAGAAAACGGTGGAGACATCGAAAAAGCAATTGACTGGTTAAGAGAAAAAGGAATTGCTAAAGCAGCTAAAAAATCAGGAAGAGTAGCAGCTGAAGGATTGGTATTCGCAGCAGTTTCTGAAGATAGAAAAAAAGGTGCTATCTTGGAATTCAACTCTGAAACAGATTTCGTTGCTAAAAATGATGAATTCAAATCATTTGGAGAAAAATTGGTAGACTTAACTTTAAACCATGATTTAACAAGTGAAGATGAATTAAAAGCAATTGAATTTGAAGGAAAAACTGTTGAAACTCATTTGACAGAATTAATTGCTAAAATTGGTGAAAACATGAACATCAGAAGATTAAAAGTAGTTTCTACTGACGGATTCATCGAAACTTATATTCACTTAGGTGGAAAAATTGGAGTATTATTAAATGTTGAAGGAGAAGCTACTCCTGAAAATGTTGAAAAAGCAAAAGGAGTTGCAATGCATATCGCAGCAATGGATCCTAAATACTTAGATAAATCAGAAGTTACAGTTGAAGATTTAGAAAGAGAAAAAGAAATTGCAAGACACCAATTAACTGCTGAAGGAAAACCGGCTAATATTATTGAAAAAATATTAGAAGGAAAAATGAGAAAATTCTACGAAGAAAACTGTTTAGTACAACAAAAATATGTTAGAGATGACAGTGTTACTATCGGAGAGTTTATTGCCCCTAGCACAATAAATTCATTTGACAGATTTAAAGTTGGAGAAGGAATCGAAAAAGAAGAAGTAGATTTTGCTGCAGAAGTAGCTGCACAAATTTCTGGAAACTAGAAATTAGGGGGATTTTCCCCCTATTTTTGTATAATATACTCATGAATGGGAGAAATGAAATATGCTTAAATATAAAAGAATATTATTGAAATTGAGTGGGGAAGCACTTGCTGGAGATAAAGAATTTGGATTTTCAAATGATGTACTTGAAAGTTTTGCAAGACAAATAAAAGAAGTTCATGACCAAGGAGTAGAAGTAGCTATTGTAATTGGTGGTGGAAATATTTTCCGTGGAATAAGTGGAATGGAAAAAGGTTTTGATAGAGTGACTGGAGATACAATGGGAATGCTTGCAACTATTATGAATGGGCTTGCATTGCAAAATTCTATCGAAAATTTAGGTGTGCCAACAAGAGTGATGAGTGCACTTCAAATGCCACAAGTTGCAGAACCTTTTATTAGAAGAAAAGCGATAAGACATCTTGAAAAAGGAAGAGTTGTTATTTTTGCAGGTGGTACAAGTAATCCGTATTTCACAACTGATTCATCTGGAGCGTTAAGAGCTGTAGAAATACATGCTGATGTGTTGGCGAAAGGAACAAAAGTTGATGGAATTTATGATAAAGATCCTATGAAATTTGAAGATGCAGTAAGATATGAAACTGTTAGCTATGCAGAAGCTATTTCTAAAAATTTAAAAGTTATGGATACTGCAGCACTTTCATTATGTAGAGAAAATGAGATGCCAATAGTTGTATTTAATGCTTTGGAAGAAGGAAATATCTTGAAAATGGCTCAAGGTGAAAACATTGGGACAGTTGTAACTGATTAATTGAAAAGGATAGGTTATTTTTAAAAATACTCGCTTGAAGAAAGATAAAAAAATAACTTTGTGAGTTTGATTCAGAAAAAAATAAAATAAAAAATAGAAGGTGGTATAAATATGTTAAATACTATTTTAGCAGAAGCAGAAAGCAAAATGGAAAAATCTGTTGAAAATACAAAAGAAAAATTTTCACATGTAAGAGCAGGAAGAGCTAATGTATCTATGTTAGATGGTGTTTCAGTAGAAGCTTATGGAACTCCAACTCCATTAAATCAAGTTGGGACAGTTTCAGCACCAGAAGCTAGATTATTAGTAATTGATCCTTGGGATAAATCTTTAATTCCTGCGATTGAAAAAACAATTTTACAAGCAAACTTAGGATTTAATCCTTCAAATGATGGTAAAATCATTAGATTGGTAGTACCTGAATTGACTGAGGATAGAAGAAAAGAATATGTAAAAGTTGTAAAAAAAGAAGCTGAAGAAGGAAAAGTAGCTGTTAGAAATGTTAGAAAAGATGTAAATAACAAATTGAGAAAATTAGAAAAAGATAGCGAAATTACTGAAGATGAATTAAAAGCAAGTGAAGAAAAAGTTCAAAAATCTACAGATAAATATATTGCAGCTATTGATACTGCATTGGCGGCTAAAGAAAAAGAATTGTTGACAGTTTAGTTTCAACAAAATAGAGTATTAATGTAAAATAAAATTCGATAATCTAAAAACTATTATATTTAGAATTTAGGCTATCGAATTTTTTTATATTAAGTTTAATTCGAAATAATAAATTAATTTTTCAATGCTTGAATTGGAGGGGCAACTCTTCCACCTCTATTAATTAATACTGAACAATCAAGACTATTGATATTTATGATGTCAGCTTCTCCTAAAAGTCCACCGAATACTACTCTATCTCCAGCTTTTTTACCAGGAACAGGAATTATACGAACGGCTGTTGTTTTACTGTTAACCATTCCAATTGCCATTTCATCTGCGATAATTCCAGAAATTACAGCTTCTGGAGTATCACCTGGGATAGCAATCATATCTAATCCAACTGAACATACACAAGTCATTGCTTCTAATTTTTCTAATGTTAGGTAACCTTTACTTGTTGCATCAATCATTCCTTGATCTTCACTGACAGGGATAAATGCTCCTGTTAATCCACCGACACGAGAAGCAGCCATTGCTCCACCTTTTTTAACGGCATCATTTAAGATAGCTAATGCAAGTGTAGTTCCGTAAGCTCCTACAGATTCTAATCCAAATTCTTCAAGAACGTTTCCAACACTGTCTCCAATTGCAGGAGTAGGTGCTAGAGATAAATCCATAATTCCAAAGTCAACACCTAATTTGGCAGCAACTTCTTTACCAACTAATTCTCCCATTCTTGTGATTTTGAAACTAACTTTTTTAATTGCTTCTGTAATTTCATCAATTTTTGCATTTTTATCAATTTGAGATAAGACATGTCTTACAACTCCAGGTCCACTAACTCCTACATTTAATACTAAATCAGGATTTTCAACACCGTGGAATGCTCCAGCCATAAATGGATTGTCAGGAACAGCATTTGTAAATACTACAAATTTTGCTGCAGCAAGTCCATCTTGGTCAGCTGATAATTCGGCTAATTCTCTTACAGTTTTTCCCATTATTTTAACTGCGTCTAAATTGATTCCAGATTTTGTTGAACCAACGTTAACTGATGAACAAACTCTGTCTGTTTCGCTCAAAGCTTTAGGAATACTATTTATTAAGTTAATATCTCCTTTTGTCATACCTTTGTCAACAAGAGCAGTAAATCCACCAATAAAGTCAATTCCAATTTCTTTTGCAGCTCTGTCTAATGCTTTTGCAAAAATTGTGTAGTCATCTGTATCAGTTGCGTTTCCTACAATAGCGATAGGTGTTACTGACACTCTTTTATTCACGATTGGCACGTTATATTTGCTAGAAACTTCTTCTGCATATTTTACCAAGTGTTTACCATTTTTTACAATTTTGTTATAAATATTTTCGGCTGTTTTTTCAGCACTATGTTCGATACAATCCAATAAGCTAATTCCTAATGTAACAGTTCTTACATCTAGATTTTGCATATCAATCATGCTTATCGTTTCAAGTATCTCATCAGGTAATAAATTCATTATATTCTCCTTACTTTTTATTAAATATTATATTATATTCTGTGCATAGTTTTAAAAATTTCTTCATGTTGTAAAAATACTCTTACACCAATTTTTTCTTCAAATACTTTAAATTCATCTTGAAGAGCTTTAATATCCTTGTGTTCTCCAGCTTCAACAAGCATAATCATAGCAAAAATATCATCCTCAAAAACTTTTTGTGTAATATCAATGATATTCATTTTTAATTCACTTAATTTACTTGATACATTTGCTACAATACCTGTTTTATCACTACCAATAACTGTAACTACGATTCTATTATTCACTTTACATCCTCCTAAATTATTTTTTCATTGCTCTAATTAAAGCAAAAAAATTATATATGATTTTATTATCGCACAAAAAAAAGAAATTAGCAAATGATTTTAGGTTATGTGACAATAAATATGGTAAATGTTTAAAAAAATATGAAAAATATTCAATAATTGTTGCAATTAAGGTAAAAAAGATATAAAATATGAGGGAAGTGAAATTTTTTGAGGAGGGAAAAGTGGTAGTTGGTTTAACTGGCGGAATTGGGAGTGGAAAAAGTACAGTAAGTAGGATTTTGCAGAAGAAAGGTTATCCTTTGATTGATTTGGATAAAATATCGCATGAGGTTATTGAGTATCCAGAGGTTATTGAAAAATTGGTGAAGGCTTTCGGTGAAGATATTTTGGATGAGAATGGAAAGATTTCTCGACGGAAATTGGGAGCAGTTGTTTTTGGGAATAAAGAAAAATTGAGAGAAATAAATTCGATTATGCATCCTGTAATTTTGGCTGAAATGCGAAGGCAAGTGCGATTATTGGAAAAAATAAATAAAATTGTATTTGTGGAAATACAGCTTTTGTTTGAGGTGAAGTGGGAGAAGGAATTTGATGTTATTTTGCTGGTTTATGTTGATAGGGAAACACAGATAAAAAGGGTGATGGAGCGTGATGGCAGAACATTTGAAGAAGTTGAAAAAATTATAAATTCTCAAATAAATCTAGAAGATAAAAAGAAAAAAAGTGATTATGTCATAGATAATACAAAAAAAATTGAAGAAGTGGAATTGGAAATTGAAAAAATTTTAAAAGAATTGGAAGTTTAGACGAAGATTTCGTGAAAGGTGGAAAAATGAAAAATTTTTTTAAATTAGTAATATTAGTAATTGGAATATTGCTAATTGGATGGTTGTGTTTACCATATAATTTGTTGATAATTGGAAGTGATGCGAGACCTTGGGAAGAAATGAAAGGGACTAGAGCAGATGGGTTGATTCTTGTAAAGGTTGTTCCGTTACTAGCTAAAGTTGATATGATTTCTATACCAAGAGATACTTATGCAGAAATTCCTTGTGAGGATAATTGGAAAAGAGATAAAATAACGCACTCGTTTGCATTTGGGAGTGTGAGAGATGGGAAAGATGGAGGACGAAAATGTACCATTGAAGCTGTTGAAAATTTATTGGAAACAAAGATAAATTATAGTGTTGTATTTAGATTTGATGATGTAATAAATTTGACAACTTTGATAGGTGGAGTTGATATCGTTGCAAACCATACATTTACACAAGATGAGCAACATTTTGATGAAGGTAAGAAATATAGAATTAGTGGAGAAAGAGCGTTAGCGTATACAAGACATAGAAAATCAGACGGTGCATTTGAAAGAGATGGAAGACAAAGACAAGTAATGCAAGAAATTATAAAAAAATTAGTAAAACCAAGTGGTTGGAAATATATTCCAAGAGTTTATAAATATGTAAATAAAAGAATGGAAATATCTGCTAATCCTATAAAAGCGTTAGCTGTGTTACCTGCAATATTGTTGAAAAAAGATGGGATAACTCAGAAGGAAATTACAGGAGACGGAAAAATGATGAATGGAATTTATTATTTCATTCCGAATGAAGAATCATTGGAAAAGGCAAAAGAAGATTTTTCAATGGATTTTAATTTAGGATTTTAATAGTATTTGAAAAAAATTTAGAATAAAAATTATTAAAAAGGAGAAAAAAATTGAGAATAAAAAAAGCTGATTTTGTGAAATCTGCAGTAAAAGAAGCAGATTATCCAGAATTTAACAGTATAGAATTTTCATTTATAGGGCGATCAAATGTAGGAAAATCGTCATTGATAAATTCGTTGACAGGAAGAAGAAGTTTGGCGAGAACGAGTAAAACGCCAGGAAGAACACAATTAATAAATTATTTTTTGATAGATAATGAAATTTATTTTATTGATTTGCCAGGGTATGGATTTGCGAAGGTGCCTGATACAGTGAAAAAAGATTGGGGGAAAACAATAGAAACTTATTTAACTTCAAAAAGAAAGAAAATAGTATTTTTATTGTTGGATTTGAGAAGAATTCCTTCTGGAGAAGATATGGAAATGTTGAAATGGTTGGAACATTATGAGGTAGAATATTATATTATATTTACTAAATCAGATAAATTATCAAATAATGAGAAGTTTAGACAATTGAAGGAAATTAAGAAAAAATTACAGTTCGATAACGAAGATGTATTTTTCTATTCATCATTGAAAAATACTGGAAGGGAAGAATTGACAGATTTTATTTATAAGAGAAAAGAGGAATACGACAAAACTGGAGAATAATTTTGTAATTCAAGAGTTAGATTTGTGCATATGAAGGAGGAAAAAATTGTGAAAATTTTAAAAAAAATAAAATTTTTTAATATATTGCTCACAATTTTTTTTGTATTTTCAATTTTTTTAAATGCTGAAAGTATAAAAAATTATGATGTAACAGTGACGATAAATAAAGATGCTACATTGACAGTAAAAGAAAAAATAGATTATGAATTTGATGGAATGAGGCATGGAATCTATCATGATATTTCGTTGGCTTCAAAAGAAAAAATTGATAATTTATATAAACCTTATGTGAAAATGTTGTCAGTAACAAGAAATGGTATGAAAGAAAAATATAGATCTCAGAATTTTTTTGATGGGGTGAGATATGCGATAGGAGATGGTTTTGAGGAAATTACTGGTTCGAATAAGTATGAAATTGAGTATAAAATTTATAACATGCTGCTTAGGAGAAGAGATGCTTATCAAATATATTTTAATGTGATTGGAAAATTTTGGCAAATGCCGATAGAAAAGGCAAATGTTACAATAAAAATGTATGATGGGGAAGTTATTAAGGAAGATGAGATCGCAAAATTTGATGTTTATTCGGGAGAGTTTGGCGATTCATCTAATGATTATGAAGTAGTAAAGAATTTTGGGAAAATTACTATAAATTCGACAAATCAATTTGATATAAGTAATGGAATAACATTTTGGTTAAATTTGAAAACAGATAAAATTTCACCTACTGATTTTGATACATTGAAAATGTTGCTGGTAACTAATCCAGTTTTAGTAATAGGACCTGCATTAGTAATTCTTTTGATAATTTATGCGTTTTTTTCTTGGGCATTTTTTGGAAAAGATCCAGTAAAAAGAGCAATTGTACCAGAATTTAATCCACCAAAAGATATGTCTTCTATGTTTGTTGCTTATATTAATGGGACGAGAGATCCTAAAGAAATTATAAACATAGGAGTACTGTCGTTGATTTCTAAAGGATTTATAAAGGCAGTCGATAAAGAAGGTGATGGAAAAAATATTGAATATCTGATTTCAAGAGGGAAAAATCGAGAAGAATTGTTTAAGGAAGAAAAAATGTTGTTGGAAACTTTTTTTATCGAGAAGAATGACACATTTCAAGAAAGTGAGAAATTGTATATTATATCAAATAAAATCTTGAATTATTTTAGTGAAATTCATGAAAAAGTTGTTTATCAAAAGAATCTTGGATTTTTAATGCCGTTTATTTTGAGCGTTACTTTGATTGTGCTAATGGCAGTTATTGGAAATGGATTTTTGCAAGATGTGGGATTTGATGAGAATATATTTTTTGCATTTATCGTGTTGACGTTTGGAATTGTTATTGTTGAAATTTTGATATCATCAGTGAAAATTGGTTCTAAAATAGTGTTTGCGGTATTGGCGGTTGTTGGAGTAGTTATTATGATAAAAAGTGTAGTTTGCTCTTCTATAATTTTAATGGTTTTATTGATTATTTTTCTAATTTATTCAAAATTGATTGGGAAATATACGAATGATATTATCAAGAAAAAAGAGTATATCAAAGGTATGAAATTGTATTTGAAAACTGCTGAAGATAGTCAAATTAAGAAATTTAATGATGTTGATGAGATGGCAAATTATTTTAAAAGAATACTTCCGTTTGCAGCAGCTTTAGGAATACTTGATGATGCAATAAAGTTAATGCAAAAATCAATAAGTTTATACGGATATGAAGCTGACTACAGTTACATTGTCCAAAAATCGCATATGTCTTCATATGACAATCTTTCTTTGAGAGCAAAATTATATAATAGATATAACCGAGGTCAAGAAAAAATATTTCAAAGAAATCGTTCTAAATTTTAGGACGATTTTTCTTATTTTATCAATGTTTTTTGTTTGAAAAAAAAGACAAAATATGATAAAATATACAAATATTGAGTTACGGAAATAAATAATATATTAATAAAAAATGGGAGTTGAAATTAAATATGTTTCAAAAATTAGATGACGTTGTATTAAAGCACGAAGAATTAACGAAAATGCTGATGGATCCTGAAGTAATATCAGATCCTAAAAAGCTTATGGAATACAACAAGGCTTTAAACAGCATAGATGAAATAGTAAAAAAATATACATATTACAAATCGCAAAAAGAAGAAATGGAAAGTCTTAAAGAAGATTTAAAATTAGAAAAAGATCATGAAATGAAAGAAATGATGCTTGAAGAAATTCATTCGATAGAAGAAGAAATTCCAACATTGGAAGAAGAATTAAAAATACTTTTATTACCTAAAGATCCTAATGATGATAAAAATGTTATTATGGAAATTAGAGCTGGAGCAGGTGGAGATGAAGCAGCTTTATTTGCAGCAGATATTTTCAGAATGTTTATTCGATATGCAGAAAGAAATAGATGGAAAACTGAAATCATTGAAAAAAATGAAATTGGAGTAGGTGGATTAAAAGAGGTAACATTCTTGATTAAAGGGCATGGAGCTTATTCTAGATTGAAATTTGAAAGTGGAGTTCATAGAGTGCAAAGGGTTCCTGCTACAGAATCTTCTGGAAGAGTACATACTTCGACAATTACAGTTGCAGTATTGCCAGAAATTGATGATGTTAGTGAAGTTGAAATTAATCCAAGTGACTTGAAGATTGATACTTATAGATCAAGTGGTGCAGGTGGACAGCACGTAAATACTACAGATTCAGCAGTTAGAATTACGCATTTACCTACAGGATTGGTAGTTACTTCTCAAGATGGAAGATCGCAAATAAAAAATAAAGAAGCAGCAATGAAGGTATTAGCTTCAAAATTATATGAAATGGAATACGAAAAACAAAGAAAAGAAGTTGAAAGTGAAAGAAGATCGCAAGTAGGAAGTGGAGATAGATCTGAAAAAATAAGAACATATAATTTCCCTCAAGGAAGGGTTACAGATCACAGAATTAAATTGACATTACACAGATTAGAAGCGGTGCTAGATGGAGATTTAGATGAAATGATTGATGCGTTAATCGCTTATGATCAAGCAGAAATGTTAAAAGCTGTTGGTGATAATGAGTAATTTGCTAGAAATATTAAATAAATCGGTTGATTATTTAGAAAAGCGAAAAATTAAAGAAGCAAGATTAAAAGTGGAGAGTATTCTCGCAGAAGTTTTATCGATGCAGAGAATTATGCTTTATGCGAATTTTGAGAGAGAATTATCACAAAAAGAAATAGCAAAAATAAAAGAAAAATTAAATGGGATATTAAAAAAAGATGAATATAAATCTGATATAATAACAGCTGAAAGAGAAGAAAATTTGAAAGTGTTGTTAGATAAAAGTGTCAGTTTTTTAGAAAAGAATGAGATTCCTGAAGCAAGATTGAAGACAGAGATTATTTTTTCAAATGTTTTGGGAATTGAAAGAATGATGCTTTTTACTAAGTATAGAGATGAAATAGATGAAGAGAAAAAAAATAAAATAAGAGAGTATATTCATAAAATTGGAAAAGAGAAATTTCCTATTCAATATTTATTAAATGAGCAAGAATTCTATGGTAGAAGTTTTTATGTTGATAAAGGTGTTTTAATACCTAGGTTAGATACGGAAGTTCTTGTGGAAAAGGCATTGAATATACTTAATGAGGAATCGATTGAAGAGCCAAAAGTTTTGGATATTGGAGTAGGAAGTGGTGTAATTGGAATTACAATTGCATTGGAAGTACCGACTTCTAAAGTAATGGGAGTTGATATTTCTGAAAAGGCGTTGGAAATATCTTCTAAAAATAAGAAAATATTAAAGGCTGGGAATATTAAATTTATAAAATCAGATTTATTTAAGAATATTGAGTATAAAAAATTTAATATGATTGTATCGAATCCGCCATATATTTCGTCTGATGAAACAGATGTAATGTCTGAAGATGCTTTGTTGCATGAGCCAAGCGAGGCTTTATTTGCTGGAAGTGAAGGATTGTATTTTTATAATTCAATTTCAAAAAAAGCAATGGAATATCTGGATGAGAATGGATATTTGTTATTTGAAATAGGGTATAAGCAAGGAGAAATTGTTGCTAAAATGATGGAAACATATGGTTTCAAGAATGTAGAAATAATAAAAGATTTAGCAGGAAATGACAGAGTAGTCGTAGGACAAAAATTAAATAATTAATAAAATTTATTTTATTAATAAAAATATCAGAATTTTGCAGTTTTGACTTTAGATTTCAATTTTAGATTGTGTTTTTAGTTGAGGTTATATGAAATGTCTGATATTTAAAAAGAATATTATCTAAAACTTGTAATTTTTGCAGTTTTAGAGTATAATATATTCGGAAAAAATTTGAATCAAATTAAAAGGATATTGATTCAATGATTATAAAAATTACAAATTAAAGAAAAATAGGGAGATGAGAGAATGAGTAGGAGTGAGAAAATTTTAAAGAAAACTGCAATTTTAATGTTCGGTTTAGCTTTAGGATATTCAAGTTTTGCTGCAACAACAGCTGACACTACTAAAAATACGGAATTAGAAAAATTAATAAGAAATCAATATAAAGACGGAAATACAGATTTAAATATAAATAAAAAATCTGCAAATACAAATACAAGTTATAGAGATTCTGGAAATGTAAATAGAATGCCAGAATATACAGCAAATAAAAGAATACAAGGTGCACCAGACTTGAATTTAACTAGAGAACAATTATTGTCTGTTGCAGATAAAATATTCCAAAATGAAACAGGAGGTTCAATAAACGAATTAGTTGCTTGGAATGATGGAGAAAACTTTCCTTCACTAGGAATTGGACATTTTACTTGGTTTAAAGCAAGTGGAGGTAGAAGTGGATTTGGAGATAGTTTGCCAGAAATGGTAGCTTACTACAGAAAACAAGGTATAAAATTACCTAAAATTTTAGAAGAAAATAGATTCTCGCCATGGCAAAGTAAATCAGAATTAATGGCTAAAAAAGCTAGAGGGGATAAAGATATTCAAGAATTAATTTCTTTCTTTGATAGTACAAGAGATATTCAAGTAATGTTTATTTACGAAAGATTAAAATCATCACTTGATAAAATGTTAAATGCTTCTTCAAATAAAGAAAACTTAAAAAATCAATTTAATAGAATGGTTGAAACACCAAATGGATTGTATGCTTTAATTGATTATGTAAACTTTAAAGGTGAAGGATTATCAGGAGTTTCTTCATATAATAATGTTGCTTGGGGATTAAGACAAGTGTTGGAAAATATGAGGGGAACTGCGGTTGGTCAAAGTGCGTTAGTAGAATTTAGTAATTCAGCAAAAGCTGTGTTAACAAGAAGAGTAAACAATGCACCGAGAAATGAAAGAAGATGGCTACAAGGGTGGTATAATAGAGTAGATACATATAAAACATTTGAAATTGGAAGTGCTGGTTCTACTGAAATCGGAAGCGCTGGATCTACTTACAGTAGCAATTTCTAGTAATTTTATATAAAAAGGAAAAATAAAATGAATATTTTAGAATTTGATTTTGATTTACCAAAGGAATTGATTGCTCAGCATGCAGTGAATCCACGAGATCATTCAAAATTGTTAGTTTTGAATAAAGAAGAAAAAACTATGGAACATAAAAAGTTCTATAATATTATTGATTATCTAAAAGAAGGTGATGTATTAGTATTAAATAGAACGAAAGTAATACCAGCAAGACTTTTTGGAAAGAAAGAAAATGGAGTAGTACTAGAATGTTTTTTATTGAAGAGAATAGACTTGAATACTTGGGAAGTGTTATTAAAACCAGCTAGAAAATTAAAAATTGGACAAAAGATAATATTTTCTGAGGAATTGGAAGCGGAATTGTTGGAAGTAAAGGAAGATGGAAACAGAGTACTGAAATTTAATTTTGAAGGAAGTTTTGAGGAAATACTTGATAGATTAGGTGAAATGCCGTTGCCACCGTATATTTCAGAAAAATTGGAAGATAAAAATAGATATCAGACGGTTTATGCTAAGGAAGGTGAGTCAGTTGCTGCTCCGACAGCAGGGTTGCATTTTACCGAGGAATTGTTAGAAAAAATTAAAGAAAAAGGAATAATTAT includes these proteins:
- the rpsB gene encoding 30S ribosomal protein S2, with translation MAVITMKQLLEVGAHFGHQAKRWNPKMKPYIFTERNGIHILDLHQTLGATEKAYEFVREISAEGGKVLFVGTKKQAQEAVKEEAERAGGFYVNHRWLGGLLTNLETIKKRVQRLKDLEEMDADGTLDTAYTKKEAGLLRKEMAKLSKNIGGIKEMNELPAALFVVDIKKEFLALEEAKRLGIPVIALIDTNVDPELVTYRIPANDDAIRSVKLFAQVIANAAVEGNGGVEGVSEEVAPEEVVTEEVVEEVVTETENENTEA
- the tsf gene encoding translation elongation factor Ts, producing MAITTALIKELRERTGAGMLDCKKALQENGGDIEKAIDWLREKGIAKAAKKSGRVAAEGLVFAAVSEDRKKGAILEFNSETDFVAKNDEFKSFGEKLVDLTLNHDLTSEDELKAIEFEGKTVETHLTELIAKIGENMNIRRLKVVSTDGFIETYIHLGGKIGVLLNVEGEATPENVEKAKGVAMHIAAMDPKYLDKSEVTVEDLEREKEIARHQLTAEGKPANIIEKILEGKMRKFYEENCLVQQKYVRDDSVTIGEFIAPSTINSFDRFKVGEGIEKEEVDFAAEVAAQISGN
- the pyrH gene encoding UMP kinase; protein product: MLKYKRILLKLSGEALAGDKEFGFSNDVLESFARQIKEVHDQGVEVAIVIGGGNIFRGISGMEKGFDRVTGDTMGMLATIMNGLALQNSIENLGVPTRVMSALQMPQVAEPFIRRKAIRHLEKGRVVIFAGGTSNPYFTTDSSGALRAVEIHADVLAKGTKVDGIYDKDPMKFEDAVRYETVSYAEAISKNLKVMDTAALSLCRENEMPIVVFNALEEGNILKMAQGENIGTVVTD
- the frr gene encoding ribosome recycling factor, whose protein sequence is MLNTILAEAESKMEKSVENTKEKFSHVRAGRANVSMLDGVSVEAYGTPTPLNQVGTVSAPEARLLVIDPWDKSLIPAIEKTILQANLGFNPSNDGKIIRLVVPELTEDRRKEYVKVVKKEAEEGKVAVRNVRKDVNNKLRKLEKDSEITEDELKASEEKVQKSTDKYIAAIDTALAAKEKELLTV
- a CDS encoding PFL family protein codes for the protein MNLLPDEILETISMIDMQNLDVRTVTLGISLLDCIEHSAEKTAENIYNKIVKNGKHLVKYAEEVSSKYNVPIVNKRVSVTPIAIVGNATDTDDYTIFAKALDRAAKEIGIDFIGGFTALVDKGMTKGDINLINSIPKALSETDRVCSSVNVGSTKSGINLDAVKIMGKTVRELAELSADQDGLAAAKFVVFTNAVPDNPFMAGAFHGVENPDLVLNVGVSGPGVVRHVLSQIDKNAKIDEITEAIKKVSFKITRMGELVGKEVAAKLGVDFGIMDLSLAPTPAIGDSVGNVLEEFGLESVGAYGTTLALAILNDAVKKGGAMAASRVGGLTGAFIPVSEDQGMIDATSKGYLTLEKLEAMTCVCSVGLDMIAIPGDTPEAVISGIIADEMAIGMVNSKTTAVRIIPVPGKKAGDRVVFGGLLGEADIININSLDCSVLINRGGRVAPPIQALKN
- a CDS encoding ACT domain-containing protein; translated protein: MNNRIVVTVIGSDKTGIVANVSSKLSELKMNIIDITQKVFEDDIFAMIMLVEAGEHKDIKALQDEFKVFEEKIGVRVFLQHEEIFKTMHRI
- the coaE gene encoding dephospho-CoA kinase (Dephospho-CoA kinase (CoaE) performs the final step in coenzyme A biosynthesis.), yielding MVVGLTGGIGSGKSTVSRILQKKGYPLIDLDKISHEVIEYPEVIEKLVKAFGEDILDENGKISRRKLGAVVFGNKEKLREINSIMHPVILAEMRRQVRLLEKINKIVFVEIQLLFEVKWEKEFDVILLVYVDRETQIKRVMERDGRTFEEVEKIINSQINLEDKKKKSDYVIDNTKKIEEVELEIEKILKELEV